Proteins encoded in a region of the Ornithodoros turicata isolate Travis chromosome 3, ASM3712646v1, whole genome shotgun sequence genome:
- the LOC135389127 gene encoding EKC/KEOPS complex subunit TPRKB-like: MANFDSGSCFDFDFDDRRSRYKLQHDERTRPLTRLYQIHNLAIKLHSVMAAEVIENNNGKTTSVLLFTEVTNSSAIKNKVIAEDIPACVIRAEFILDLFQLQCAVKKALVNNINGAMKTRKVTTEVLYQLSPTKNIRESLRTFGARDDERTIVVVLINDEENRHQTLLRESINGVQVGLDRLSEFSNAAALQNMFKIGEKEMSVGGLLDGIITRMAVKDIA; the protein is encoded by the coding sequence ATGGCAAACTTTGACAGTGGCTCGTGCTTTGACTTTGACTTTGACGACCGACGCAGTCGCTACAAGCTACAACACGACGAACGCACAAGACCGTTGACACGACTATACCAAATTCACAATTTAGCGATCAAATTACACTCAGTGATGGCAGCTGAGGTAATTGAAAACAACAACGGAAAAACGACTTCCGTGTTGTTATTCACTGAAGTGACAAACAGCAGTGCTATCAAGAACAAGGTAATAGCAGAGGACATCCCCGCATGTGTGATTCGCGCGGAGTTTATCTTGGACCTGTTTCAGCTACAGTGTGCTGTGAAAAAGGCACTCGTTAACAATATAAACGGTGCTATGAAAACCAGGAAAGTTACGACTGAAGTTTTATATCAACTTTCACCGACTAAGAATATCAGAGAGTCGCTTCGTACATTCGGTGCCCGCGACGACGAAAGGACTATAGTGGTGGTTTTGATTAATGATGAAGAGAATCGCCACCAAACACTACTTCGAGAATCAATTAACGGAGTCCAAGTAGGACTGGACAGACTTTCAGAATTTTCAAATGCTGCTGCTCTGCAGAATATGTTCAAGATTGGAGAGAAAGAAATGTCCGTTGGTGGACTACTGGATGGAATTATTACGCGTATGGCTGTCAAAGATATTGCGTAA